The genomic interval GGCCTCGCTGGAGGACCAGCTCTCAGGGCAAGGCCACCCAATTTAGGGCCTGGGAGAGGATGGGACCTGCAGGGCCTGCCTGGGGGAATTGTGAGGcaaaaagggaagggggaggggtgcagggacCTCCTGAGTATCCCTAGAGCAGCATCCCACAAGAAACAGAAACTGATGAAGCTAGCAAGACAGAAAAGCCACAAGGAATCCatgcaggggctggggctggtccTGCCTCTGGCCTGCCcaccactcacacacatacacacaggagaCGAAACTGCTCTCCTGTGGCCCCCAGACATGCCCCATgctgggaggcaggggcaggggagagcGAGGGCATCATGCCAGTGACTCTCTGTACAGTGAGAAGCCCCTCGTCCActctcccaccctcctgcccatcccccgcccccccacagcCTGCCCACTCAGCTGGTCTCCTCCCTCCGAGACTCCTGGGCAGAGCCAGCAGCCTCTTCCCCTTTACTAGAGGGTGGAGCCTGGCCTGTTGCGCCCCCTGGGGCTGTGCTGTCCGGCTGGGCCAAAGCCGGCTCAGGGGTGGCAGCAGCCTTGGTGGCCAGTGTGGCACTGCTTTGGGTAGTGGGCATGGTGCTCTCTTCCACGGCTGGTGTGGCTCTCCCATCAGTGGCTGGAGTAACACTTCTGTCAGTGGCTGGGGTGACACTCCCATCAGTGGCTGGGGTGATGCTCCCATCAGTGGCTGGGGTGATGCTCCCATCAGTGGCTGGAGTGGCACTGCCATCTGTGGCTGGGGTGGCACTACGGTCTGCAGGGGCTACATTATCACTCTTCGTAACACCACCCACTGTGGCTGGGGTGGCACTGCCCCCAAGGGCTGGGGCAGCTCCACTTGCAGCTGTGGCCCCGCCTGCAGCCCCAGAGGTGGCAGTGTCTGTGGCTGGGGCAGACTGGGCTGCAGCCGTGCTGGACTGCTCCGGTGCCCTGAGCCGTTTCATGAGGGTGGTCACTCGGACAGCCTTCTGAAAGAAGGACAGTGGAGAGAGGCTCAGAGCGAGGCTTACAGAAGCTGGATCCATTCCTTTGCGAAGGCCAAACCCAGACCATTCCATCGTGCCCTGGCTGCCTCTGACCAACCCAGGGCCGGGGACCCAGCTGCTCAGCACACCTGCCTAAGGTAGTAGCAGTGGCTACAGCTACACCTGACGGTTGAAGAAAAGCCTGTGTGTGGCTGCAGGGGTGTGATGCAGGCAAGAAACTGTGGTGCCAGAAGGAGCACTTGGGATCAAGCCAGGAAAGGGAGCCATCCAAGCCTTACCTTCCACTTAGCCCTGGCAAAGTTCTTTTCAATCTGGGCACAGACACCATCCTTGATGTTCTTATCAGAAGCAGCATTGCCAGAAATCCTGGAAAGGGTGCAAGTGCGTCTGGATCTGAGGGGGTATGGCCTTCATGGAGACTGTGCCCAGCCCTTTCTTGTAAGACCCAAGGATTACCAGGCAGACCCTCTGGGTTGGCCTGAGCTCTGGGTGTCCCTTGAACCCCAATTTGAGGCCTCAAGGATAGAGGCTGCTAGGTGTGAGGAGGACAGAGGCCAAGGGACCCCTGGcctctcctcccatcctccctgggCCCTGCTCACCACTCATGGGAAATGGCCTCTTCCGCAGTGATCCGCTGGTCTTGCTCCACCTCCATCAGCCTTGTGACCAGGTCTTTGGCTGGGGACAAAGCCAGGGAGAGGCTAGGCTTGGGCACCCCATTTCACTGTCTAGAGGTGATGAATGGGCTCGGGGATAGGATCAGAGTCCAACAGAGAAGGCTGAGAGCAGTCCCCCATGCCAACCCTTCACTCTGCCCTCATGCTGGGCACCTCCTCACCCGCCTGCGAAATGTCATCCCAGTATGGAGAGTCAAACTCATAGTCGCCAGCCAGGATCTTGCGGAAGAGGTTCTTGTCGTGGTTCTCATAGTCATCTTCCTCCACCTCCTCATAGAAAGGTGGATTCCCTGAAAGCCTACACAGGGTCCCAAGGACAGGGTTACTCAGGAAGGCCATGGACacagacccccaccccacctggctGCCAGGCTGTTTGCCGGCTTATCCACTCACAGGATGTACATGATGACTCCAATGGCCCAGCAGTCCACAGGGCGTCCATACCGCTGCCGGCCTACCACCTCTGGGGCTGCAAACAGTGTCCACCTGCTGGTCAATATCAGGCCTGGCCAGGCCTTGTACCACTCACACCCATTTGCTGGGATAGGGACttccttcccccccccacccacccagagcCACTCCTTGAAGGCTGTgtcccaccctgccccaccccactccctgctTGCCCAGGTACTCGGGGGTCCCACAGGGCTCCTTGATGAGGCCATTCTCTAGCTTAGCCAGGTGAAAGTCGCTGATGACAATCTTTGAGTTCTTCAACCGGTTGTAGTAAACCAGGTTCTCCAGCTGCTCCAGCCAGGAATGGCATGTGGGTGGGCAGAGGAAGAGACCATGGAACCCTCAGAGGCTGGACCACGGCCCTGAGGTgctgcccaccccagccccaggccgGCTGCCAGCTGACCCTTTGACCTGATTGCTGGCCTCACCTTGAGGTTCCTGTGCACGATCTTGAGTGAGTGCAGGTAGGCCACCGCCTCCAGGACCTGCCGCACCACGTTGCTCGTGTCTCGCTCCGAGTagtagccctggtccaggatccaGTCAAACACCTCCCTCCCCGTGGCCCTGAGGGACACCAGCCCCTGAGCCCGGCGTGGGCAGGatcgggggtggggcaggagcacGTGGGCAGGCTGCCTACACCAGGCAGCTGGCTGGGCAAGGCACAGGGACCTGGGACCCCAGGGGTCCAGAAGGGGGGCCTTCCCTGGCTGCAGAGAGCAGAGCAGGTAAAGACCTGGGGGACTGAGGAATCCTGGAACCCAGACCCACACTCACAGCTCCAGGAAGATAAAGTACTCCTTGCGGGTCACAAACACATCCACCAGTTGTAGGATGTTGGGATGCTTCACCCTGGCAACAGAGAGAAGAGCCAATAGATAGGGCTGGGTGAACCCCTAAGAGAGGCTCTGGTCACCACTGTGAGCCACAGCAGACTAACTGGCCAGAGGCTGGTACTACTTGAGGCCTCCGGACCTCGAAGCCCTTCCCGGCTacctcccctaccccaccccacccctgggccGCATACTCACATCTTGAGGATGCCTATCTCGTTCTTGGCTGCCTTCCGCACCTTGCGGCCATCCCGCTTCTGGAATTTCTTGCAGGTGTGCAGCTTGCCTGTTGTCTTGTCCTTGGCCCGAAAGATCTCACAGAACTCCTCACTGCAGCCAGCAGGCACTCCACTCAGCCCTGGCTTCAGCGTGGGCTGTACTCCgctcccctttccccagcccttgCCCACCCACCCTTGCCCAACAGACCCGGCACTCACGTCTTGATGACCTGTCCCAAATCATATCTGTCAGTCACCTCCGATGGCTGGTTATAGTTCTTCTTGTCACCCAGAGTCACACACCCAAACGGCATTGCCGGGCTCTGAGCTGTGGGCAGGATGCGGTCTGGTTCAGCTGTACCACAGCCCACTTCTCCCCACAATGTAAAGGTTGCGTTTGGGAAACCCCAACCTGTCTCAGACCAAGTCAGAGGCAGAGTCTACACCAGGAAGGGCTAGAGGGTGATCAGGCTCAGATCCAGTGCCTGCTTTTCTGGCTGTACCTCCAACCACTCAGCTTGGCTGCCCGAACTACAACAAGCCCCTTGCGCTTATGAAAAATATAGTAAACTGACATATCCGTGAATCACTTCGCATTATATACAATCTAAAGAAGATTTatcaaatgatttatttaaatttcagtaaTTCCACAGATGAAAGGGGCTGTATCTACCCACCCATCAGAGAATCATCTCCACGAGTCTGAAGAtgccaagtgttggcaaagatgtggagaacaCGAGCACTGCTGGTGGAGGGCAAGTCTCCCCTTTGCTAAACAGTTTGGTAAAACTACTGAAGTCGAACATATCCTGTGCACCAACAATTGCACTACTGACTATGTACATTTGTGCAGCAGGACACTGGTACAAGAGTGCTCATGGCTGCAATATTCAgaattgccccaaactggaaacagcccacaTATCCATCAAGAGCAAGATGTATTGTGGTAGAGTcagtcacacaatggaatattgttacAAAACAATGGAAATGAGGAGCTACAGCTCTACGCAAGCACATGGTCAATCTCACCAATACagtgttgagtgaaaaaaataccAAATACATATAGTGGGATTCTACTGATACAGAGTTCAAAACAGGCAGAACTAACCTATACTGTTTAAGGATACAGACATACtggtaaaattataaagaaacacTAAGAAATAAACACCATGAGTCTTTCTAAGAGAGACAAAGAGGTTGTGATTGGGGGCGGGGGGATTCTGGAGGACCTATTTCTGAACCTGAGAACCACCTGAGTCGTGGTTTAACAGGTGTTCAACTTTATaataatttgtaaaaatgtacatacacatattgGGCACATTCCTAGATcttatatttcacaataaaaaatgttaataaaaattatgGCTATCCATACTGAAGAATACTTGATAGctattaaaaagcataaaatagatCAAAATGTGCTACTGTAGGACAGTCTCTGAAAAAAAGCAGGGGACAGAATGGTGGGTAAAGCGTGCTACactgggaaaaaatttttaaagtttatatgccTGTGTACACTCACAGACTCTTTTCTGGGAGAAAATAAGAGTTCTCTTTGGGGGAAAGAATTGGGTGTCAGAGGGGCAGATTTATACcaattgtttattaattttctgttaggATTTGTACTGTGATTACTTTTACTGATTTAATAAAtactgcaggacttccctggtggcgcagtataTAAGACTCCACGCCCCCAGTGCAGgcggcctgggtttgatccctggtcagggaactagatcccacatgcatgccgcaactaagagttcgcatgccacaactaaggagcccgcctgccgcaacaaagacccgatgcaaataaataaataaataaataaataaataaataaataaataaatgttgcttGGGGATTCTTCAGAGGGAGAACTCCCATCTGGGTGGAGAAATGAGGAAAGGCTTTGAGGAAGAAGCAGCATTAGGGCTGGGCCTTAGAGGGAAAGGATTTGCCAGGAGGCAGGAAGGGGTAATGGTCCAGAAAAGCAAGACAAGCCTGCCTAGTgcctcactgccagggcccgcaGGAGACCTGGACCATCAGGTCCAGGGGAGAGGCCCCTGGCCAGGGGTGGCTATTCCAGGCACAAGGATGACCACATGCAGCTGACTCCAGTAGGTTCCAGGCACTCTGGCACCCGGAGCATGGCACCCCCCGGGTCTGCAACCCTGCCAGCCCAATCCTCACCTGAGGTGCTGAGTGAACTGGCTCCAGCACCCACAGGAAAAGGCACTCACGGTCCTTGCTCAGAGGTAAACTTCAGGAGGGGAATTGGTGACAGTGTCTGGACCTTTCCAGACCTGACCCAGAGTCAGCCTCCTTAATGCCTGGTTGGTGTGACACTGGGATGATAACACACTTCACGCTGAGGCTGCATTGAAACTGCTCTGCTGACTGTGCATAGTCTCCCTCCACCCCGATTAGCACTTGCTATGCtaaggggctgggctggggccttGGCTACCTAGATGCCCCCCTACCTGAAGTGACTCATAGCCACAGGGTAGTGAAGGAGAGAAGAAGCCACCACCAGAGGAAGCAGCTTGGTCAGAGGGACTCTGCCAGCCAGGGTCAAAGGCCAGGACCCACACAAGCCCCCTGGTCAGCGCTGGCTGCTGCTTGTTTCCTCCCGGGCGGAGGCTACCCACTTCCTAGGGCACCCAGTCCTGAAAGTTCTCCCTCAAATTTGCCCTCCGCTTTAGGGAACAAATTGCATCCAGGTTCTTTGGACTCAGGGAACACAAACGCATTTCATCAGTGTGATTCAAGCTAGGGCTTAAGCCATCTTGTGAGGCACTGCAGAGGCAAACAAGAGAAGCTTTGAAGATCGTCCCTGACTGCGTATCTTTGCCGCCATTGTCACAGCCCTGCTCCTGCATCTGCCGGGAAGGAGCCTGTGGCTAGAATCCCACTCTCACAGCTGAGAGCAGAGGCATGGCCACCCACCACTGCCGGCCACCCATCTCTATGCCCAAACAATCCGGGGGAGGGGGCTTGCATCAGTCCCCTCATTGGTCTTATGTGCAGCGATTCCCTTCCCAGGCTGCAATCCAAGGGCCCTGTACTGGGTGGGAGGGTTGTACCTCAGCCTACAGGTCCCccaggagggctgggagggaCCTGTGTCCCAGCTCTGCCGCGCTGCTTACACCATTCCCTCTGGCAGGAATGCCCTTCCCCCAAAGCCTCCCATCAGTATCCTATTTGTAACGGCAgagttatttttaacattaaaaaaatcagcaaCTACCTAAACAACCAACAACAGGTGACTCGCCAGCTCAACTGTGTCCATCCAATGGCAGGAATTGTGGGCACTGGCAAGGGCACTGCCCATCCTGGCCTCTCTGTGGAGCAGCCTCCACATGAGCTAGGTGCTGAGACCAGGGCTAAATCTCTTCTTTCATTGTGATTTCTGACATTATAAGGCTATTTGTGCCACAGATTGGCTGCAACGATCCTGAAGCTCCAGGCTCAAAACCACCCTTCGCTGAGGTAACTTCCACAAACtccacctccacccaccccacacCAAGAGCTCCCTGCTCAGCCGCATGGCGTGGGAGGTTTTGTACGTGCCTGTCCCTGATCTTGGCCCAGCTTTTGGCCGTGCACAGGCACTCGTACCCACAGGGACCCAGGGCTGGTCATGGGGGTCTGTCTCCACCACGGAAATCCGGACCTCTGCTCAGTCACATCAGCCTGGAGCCATGTCCTGAAGCCTCATGGCAGGGGCAGGGACAGAtctgtctcctccctcccacagCGGCCCTGATCTCAGCCAGTCACTGCCTCTCCTCACTAACCTAACTGCACTCACTTGCCTCCACCCGCAACCTGGCCCCAGggcaaagagaggagaaaagggggcCCTGCTTCAGATTAGCATCTtggtcccctccacccccacccactcTACCATCTGCTACCCACTGCTGCTGCCTAGGAGGCTGCCGGTATGCGTACCAAGCCCCTGGCACCTGCTTGCAACAAGGGGGCCCTGGCCCCAAAGCAGGGAGGAGAAACTGAGGGACGGCTTCAAGAACAGTAGAAGGCCAGGCAGAAAGAGGGCGTGCATTTCTAACCCCCATGGCCTGGACAGCCCAGACTCAACATCCAACAATAGAGGGCTTCCCCCGCAACGACAAGTGACCTGGGCTCGGCCTTAAGTCCACACTGGGACATGGGAGGGCACAGAGGTCCCATAGCTGCTGTTTCCCTAAAGACGTGGTTCCTTCCATTCTCTGCAGAGAAACTGACTGGTGTGCACAGGGGGCGGTCCAAAGGGAGCTTGGGGGAAGTGCAGAGCCTGGGGGAGCCTCTAAGGGAGCCTGAGGGCCAAGCATTCCCTAGCTACTGCCTGCTCCTCAGGTCTGGCCCCTCAGGCAATGCTGACGGAGCCTCTGCCTTGGTAATAAAGGGTCCCCTAGGGACCCTACTGTAGCCTAAGACAAGTCTGGCCCAGGGGAGGCCCGAATAGGACAGAGGCCAGCTCCAGAGGCCCAGGGGTCCCACAGAGAGTCCTGGCCCCTCCTCTACTGGGGTCAGCCTGATTCAAGCCCCACATTTCATAGCCATAAACAGGAGTTACCTGGCACCCTGGTCCTCTGCCATGTGGGGCTTCAGACCTTGCAGTAAAACTAGGGAGGCCAGGGGGGGCCCAGGAGGCCTCCAGCTGCCTCCCAACAACTGTGGGCAACACCTCCCAATTTAGTGGCAGCTGTGAACACCAGCCTGCAGgcaacccctccccttccctgctctCCTCTCTCAGGTACTGGAGCTGGGTTTCCTGCTGTAATAGACATGCCTAGGCCCAAGCTCTGCCCAGCCTGCCGCAGAGACCTCACCCACAGGATGCAGGACCAGCAGAAATAGAGACCTCACTCTCAGGTCTGTGTCAGGAGGCAGAGTCAAGTTTCTCGCCCACTATCCAACTGCTCTAGGTAACTGGGCAGGGGGCTGCCCTGGCTGGGCCTCAGGCTCTAGCTAAATCATGGTCCGTAGTTCCTGCTGCTGACTCTCTCCCATCTAATGAGGGCGCAGGCAGAGGGCGGGGGTGCTCTCCAGTCTCAGGGGTGGGCATAGGATCAGGTGCTGCCTCCAGAAAGTTCAGCCTTCAATAAGCAGGCAGAGCCGAGAGCCAGCTGGCCCCTTCCAGGCACCTGGGGTCCCAGTCTTTGAGCCCCTGAAGGAAAATTCACTGGGGGCCCTGCTTCCCTGTGAGCGGAGGAGGGGAAATTCAGGGAAGGCCCCAGAGTAAAGGGTTGCTATGGTGatggaagttttttaaaaaggagaggggaggggaggggagaggagaggtgtTATTCAAATTCTCCAAGAATTCCCTGAGACTTTGGCCTGATTCCTTCCCCATGGGTTCTGTGACCCTGGTCCCCATcaaggaaggggaggtggggaacTGAGAGACTTTAGAAAAGAGAGGGGCagggacacagagagacaaaggCAGAACCTGTGATGGAAGGGGAGTAAAGAATTGACACAGTAAAAAGGATGCAGGCACAAGGACACAGgagggaaggtgggcagggggTTTCAAAGGGGCCTGTGGATGCCCAGCAGAGCCCTAAGGCCTCCATGACCATGTGCTCTGCACACCTGGACCAGGAGCTGCCCCTGATGCCAGGACCTCTGAGACTGACCCCTCCTGTATTCCCCTAGACATGCACTGAACTTGGTGTGGGACAGCCGTAGCTCTGGAAAAGAGGCCAGCTGTTGCGGTCCCCTCAGAACAGTTCCTCAGCCTCTCTCCCTGTCATCACAGCAGCTTAGGTGAGGAAGGTCCAACATGTTGAAGGCACAGGGTTGGGGGATGGAAATGAAGCTTGGAGACCTGGCTGCTTCCCTTTACAGCCCCTCCTCTCAGCTGACCCAGCTCTGCCTAGACTCCccagccacccccacccccatctgctGTCCTCTAGAGGCCTTGGGTCCCCAGGGCCTCTCTTGCAGCTCAGCCTAATTCCCTGCCACCACCGTCCCCCTCCCTGATAGTGGATCCTGTCTGAGGGCCAGAAACAGCACCCCAAGCAACCTAGAAACAGGATAACAACTGCACAGCATCCCTCcactatgcctcagtttccctggatGGATATCACTGACTCTGTAGTCTTCTCCCAGGGCAAGGACTGCCCACCTGCCAGGACAAGGGCTGGAGAGGAGGGCCAAAAGCTGATATGGGAAAGGCAGCCTATGGCACCTGGGGGCCCACACCAAATGCtgtaaaagaaagggagagagacctCTTCTCCACCACAGGGCCCAGCGCCTGACACCGAGGGGAGTAGAGTCACCAATTGCCcagctgaggaaactggggcccagCAGGTGCCTAAAGCTGGCAGGAATCAACTGGGAGTTGGGGGGGCAGGAAGGGCACCAGGTCTCCACGCGCGGTCCTGGGCGGGGGTCGGGGGTGTTGCTCAAAGCCTGGGCCTTGGAGGAGGGTGGCAGGACAGGGGCTGGACTGCTGCAGACTGAGCTTTTGGTGAGGGACAGAGAGCCCTGCTCCCTGGGAGGGAACCTGGTGAAGCAGGCTCTGCCTAGCGGTGCGGACAAAAGCAGTTTGGCAGAGCTATGGGGGGCTGGGAGAGCCTAGGGTCTCTGCCAGACACTACAGGCTGGGGAAAGCAGAAACTCACTCGCTCATTGTTCACCCTGCCAGCCGGGGGCCCTGCTCCCCACCGTGCTGCCACCCTGACCCCCTTCCCCAGTGCTGCTGACTCGCCCCCGCTGGCACAGCAACACACATGCGGGAGGCACACGTGTGAGCACCCAGCCCCGCACCTCCCAGCAGAAACATGTGCGTCCCCCAGCCCCACCGCGCAGCGCTGGGTCGGTGTCCTGGACCCCCGGCGGGCCCTCGAGTTCAGGCTTGGAAGATGGATCTTGGCTAGGGGGCTGCTGGTCCCAAGGGCTTgagcctcctcccccaccccgcggCAGCCCCGCCCAGCCCCCTTCAGGTTGTCGCCCATAAAGAACTCTCGTTGTCATGGAAATTAGTGACTGCTTagcgggagggagggggcccGGGGGCAGTTGGGAGGGGCCGGAGGCAGCTCTGGGAGTCCAGAGGTACAGCTGAGCCCTCGGCCCCTACCCCCACGGGGCACCACGAATGTTGGAGGGTTAATGTTCCCACAATTAGGAGCCCAGCGAGACGGAGGTGGGATGGGCGACAAGGAAGGGAGATTGGCCTGGACTTGAGTCTCAGAGGCTTCCCTTGGGACCCCCGACCCGTCTGAGGCGATGGGGAACTTTAGCCCAACCCCGCACGCCGAGCCCTGGATCTGCAGAGCCCGCGTGCTCTGCCCCCGCCGGGACCCCAAGCCCTTGCAGCGCCCCGGCGCACTCGGCTACCCGAACCTCGAGCCAGAGACTCAATCCCCTAAGACCCCACAACGTACGTTCCGGGGGCGCCACCCCCTCCCGGGTCACCCCGCACCTGCAGCGCTGGTCGGTCACAGGGAGGAAGCGATCGCGGGTTCAGTGGGGCGCCGAGGGCTCCGGGGGCGGCGGGCAGAATCCGCTCCGGGCACGCGGGGCAGACGCGGCGCCAGCTGCAGCCACTTCGGCTCGCGAACCTCCAGCATCTCCCGCCGCTCGCCGCCCCGGATTCGCACCCCGGGCCGGgggcgggctgggggcggggcctcccTCAGCCGGCTCCGCCCCGACCCTGGAGGAGCCTGAGCCCGGAATCTCACTCGAAGGAGGGCTGAGGATGGGGTGGCAGCAGAGAAGGTGAGCACTGGCCTTCCCGGCCCCGGCCAGGCTTTCAAAGGCTCCCTTAGGCCCTTGGACTGACCGGGCAACAAGGACCGGAGGGGCCTTCCTATGCCCATTGTAGAGGGTGCGGAGTAGAAGGTGTGGGGAAAGCCTGAGTCCTGGAGCTGCACAGGAGTGTCTTGGCAGGTAGTAGTCCCCAGGGGACTGGCGTTCTGCCCAGCTCCCAAAACCTGACCCAAAGAGCGGAACCCACTTAGAACCAAGTGGGCAGTTGCTAGGGCAAGCTGTGCTACAGACAGGCCTCCCCTAGCTAGTAAACAcaccggggtgtgtgtgtgcaagtgagGGCTCCAGACCTTGGTGGCAGAGTCTTCtacccatcctcccctcccctcctgcaagGTCCCATCCAGGGTGGCTGGCTCAGCCTGCCCCCTCCTGTGTGGCACTGAATTTCTCAAGCTCTAAAAGTTACCTATGACATGGCATAGACTCCGCTTTCTTGACAGTTTAATCACCCTCGAACCCTTCCTGAACAGCATCACTACTGGTGGCCTGGgctgggatatggggatacaagAGAACTACAGCACCATGGTGCCCCACCAGACATGGCCCCTGACTGGAGGAGGCTGAGAACTGCCGGGAAGAGCCTCTGAAGGAAGTCCTTGGCCATTTCTCTGTCCCTTGTCACAGAGGCACATGGACCAAATGCTTGCCCCGCCCCACCACAAGCCTTGAGGCCAGTATCTGAAGGCCAGACTTAGGCTTCTCTGTGCCTGAAACTGGGCTCCACCCAACCAGAACCCTCTCAGTGAGCCTTCTGACCCCATCCTGGGTGGGGTCATCTCCAAACCCCTGGCCATGTTGAGTGAGTCTCTCCTGGATGGTTCCCCACAGCTGCTGACAGGAGTGACTGCCCAAGTGAGGAAGTTGGAGCTCATGCTGGGGCTGGAAGTCTAGCCTGGGAAATGACTGCTCGAACAGGACCCCTCGATATCTTTCTCCAGAGGGGGTGTCGAGGAGCCCTTCACATCCTTCCCTGGTTTGGTCATTGCTTCCAGGCCAGGTGGGTGTCACCTCTGGGCTCCCTGGGCTCTGGGTGGTCTCATTCATGGCACCAACTCCACCACTGGGTAGGAATCTCCAGGTAAGCTGGGCATCTGCAGGGCAGAGCTCTGAGTCTCATCTCAGTATGCTAAGTTCATGTCTGCAGAATTAATGAATGGCCTGGCACTCAGTCTTTCCTGCTGTCTGCCCACTGTCATTGAAACAATGGTTCCCTGTGTTGTATGGTGCATCTGATCCTTGGCTTGCTGACCCCACACGTGGTACACACATTTTCTGCCTTTCCTGAAGATCATGGCTATCCAGGCACAGAAAAGCTGGGCCAAGGAGAAGCTGGAATGTGGGGGATTTAGAGGCAGGGGAAGAGGTGGCTCGCtagagccctgcctcctgctgGCAGTGCTCCACGTCTTCTTGGTCCCGTGCACACTCCATGTGCCTGTGGGTGAGCACGTGGCAGGGTGTATGTGCACACGTGTgattatgtctgtgtgtgtgtgctcttatGCCAAAGGAGATGGCAACAGCACAGTGTGTGCAGGGGTGCCCAGGGGCACATGTGTTTGCATTCTGTGTCCACCCAGGCATGCTTGCTTGCATGTGCACATGGACGCTGTAGCTAGCTAGTCCCTAGAGCCACTGGTCCTCTTCCTACCTGGCACAGGCCTCAGGATCGTGGGGGCTGACTTACAGTGTGAAAGCTGGACATGGGAAGAGGGTGGACCATGGACCATgcccaggggtgggtgggggctgtgATGACCTTATATCATTGGCCATTTATAGTCTCTCCACGAAGGGCAGCCCCTCACTCTCAGGTGTGTGTGGGGATAGCCAGGTCTTTGCCCTTTGTGGAGAGGACAACCTAAGACGAGAACCCAGGGTTGGGACAGGGGCATGGCTTgtccctcagctcccagccagaGGGGCACCAGCAGGGTAGGgcttcagtgtcttttttttttaaagaatttatttatttattttggctgcgttgggtcttcattgctgcaggtgggctttctctagttgcggcgagcaggggctactctttgttgcggtgcatgtgtttcttgttgcggtggcttctcttgttgcagagcacgggctctagagcgcaggctcagtagttgtggcacatgggcttattggctccgtggcatgtgggatcttcccagaccaggtatcgaatccgtgtcccctgcattggcaggcggattttaaccactgcaccaccagggaagtcctggcttcAGTGTCTTGGCTTCAACCTCCAGCTGCCCTCCAGGCAGGAAGTAGCAACACCGGGTGAATTCTTCTTCTCAGCTCTTCCAGGCCATGGAAGACATGGACCTTTATTCCTACCCCCACTATTCAGAGC from Delphinus delphis chromosome 10, mDelDel1.2, whole genome shotgun sequence carries:
- the CAMKV gene encoding caM kinase-like vesicle-associated protein codes for the protein MPFGCVTLGDKKNYNQPSEVTDRYDLGQVIKTEEFCEIFRAKDKTTGKLHTCKKFQKRDGRKVRKAAKNEIGILKMVKHPNILQLVDVFVTRKEYFIFLELATGREVFDWILDQGYYSERDTSNVVRQVLEAVAYLHSLKIVHRNLKLENLVYYNRLKNSKIVISDFHLAKLENGLIKEPCGTPEYLAPEVVGRQRYGRPVDCWAIGVIMYILLSGNPPFYEEVEEDDYENHDKNLFRKILAGDYEFDSPYWDDISQAAKDLVTRLMEVEQDQRITAEEAISHEWISGNAASDKNIKDGVCAQIEKNFARAKWKKAVRVTTLMKRLRAPEQSSTAAAQSAPATDTATSGAAGGATAASGAAPALGGSATPATVGGVTKSDNVAPADRSATPATDGSATPATDGSITPATDGSITPATDGSVTPATDRSVTPATDGRATPAVEESTMPTTQSSATLATKAAATPEPALAQPDSTAPGGATGQAPPSSKGEEAAGSAQESRREETS